GGGAATGGGCGCGGGTGCCGGTAATGCACCGCTGGAAGTCTTCATTGCCGCGGCCGAACGCGCCGGTTGGCATCACGGCACCGATCTCTACACGCTGATGGACGCCGCCGACGACATCGTGCGTCCGTTGCAGGACCGTCCGGTGCGCGTGGACCGCGAGACCCTGGCGCTCGGTTATGCCGGCGTGTACTCGAGCTTCTTGCGGCATTCCGAAGTGGCCGCGAAGAAGTACGGCCTGAAAGCCGTCGACATTCTGGTCGAGCTGGGCAAGCGGCGCATGGTCGGCGGCCAGGAAGACATGATCGTCGACGTGGCGCTGGACCTGAAACGCGCGGCCGGTGTTTAGCACATTTTTTCGAAGCCTGCCGGCGGCCCGCGCCGCCGTCGACACCACCCAGCGTTATCGCCGCCAAGAGCGATGCTGAAAACACATTGGAGACTTCTTATGCAGCGATCAACCAACACTCGCGCGAGCGGTGCCGTCACGATCGGCCTATGCCTGATCGTCGCGTTGCTCGAAGGGCTGGATCTGCAATCGACCGGCGTAGCCGCGCCACGCATGGCGCGCGAATTCCATCTCGCGGTTGCGCAGATGGGCTGGGCGTTCAGCATCGGCGCACTCGGCCTGTTACCGGGCGCGGCGATCGGTGGACGGCTTGCCGACAAGCTCGGCCGCAAGCGCGTGCTGATGCTGTCGGTGGCGCTGTTCGGCATCTTCTCGATTGCCACCACGCAGGTGTGGGACCTGAACAGTCTGCTGGCCGCGCGCTTTTTGACGGGGCTCGGTCTGGGTGCCGCGATGCCGAACCTGATCGCACTGTGCTCGGAAGCGGCGTCGCCGGATCAACGCAACACGGCGGTGGGCGCGATGTATTGCGGCATGCCGTTCGGTGCCGCGCTCGCGGCGGTGATCGGCATCGTGAGTCCGGGTGATGCGAGCTGGCGGCATATCTTTTATGTCGGCGGCGTTGGACCGCTGCTGGTGTTGCCGTTGCTGGCGATCTTCATGCGCGAGTCGGCGCACTTCATTGCCGCGCGCTCGGCAGTGGGCGGCTCGCGTGGTTTGGGCGAAGCGCAGTCCAGCATCGCGCAGGCCTTGTGGAGGGAAGGGCGAGCCGGCACGACCGTCGCGTTGTGGATCAGCTATCTGGGCACGCTGATCGTGCTGTACTTCCTGATCAACTGGCTGCCGTCGCTGGTGCTGAGCCGCGGACTCACGCGCGTGCAATCGGGCGTCGTGCAGATGATGTTCAACATCGGCGGCGGCATCGGTGCAATCGTGATCGCGAGCCTGATGGACCGGATCGGTCGGCGTCGCACCGTGACCGGCATGTACTTGGGCATCGCCGCGGCATTGGCGGCGCTTGTCGCGGCGAACGGCGGCGCGTCGATGGCGTGCGGCGGCTTGCTCGCGGGGCTGTTTCTGGTCGGCGGACAGTCGGTGTTGTATGCGCTCGCGAGCAGCATCTATCCGACTCACGTGCGTGGCACGGGAGTGGGCGCCGCGGTGGCGGTGGGACGCATGGGCTCGATTCTCGGACCGTTGATTGCCGGGCAGTTGCTGGCGATCGGGCAGAGCGCGTCCGTGCTGCTGGGCGCGAGCATTCCGTTGATCGCTGTCGCGGCGGTCGCGGCGTGGCTCGTCGTCGGCAAGTCCGGGCCATCTTATGCGCCGGCTACCGCGCAATAGTGCTGCTGAATGTTATCCGCGTGCGACTGAACGGCGTGCGCGGTCAATCAACTCTCTTCAGATAAAGGAAAGCAACATGACCTCAAATGTACCGGCTATCACCGAAGCGTCGACCAGCAAATTCGTGCGTATCAAGGAAGGCGACCGCGAAGTGCAGTTGCACTACAACGACGCCGGGCAGGGCGCGCAAACCGTGGTGATGCTGCACGGCTCCGGCCCTGGCGCGAGCGGCTGGGCGAACTTCAACCGCAATGTCGAGCCGCTCGTGGCCGCGGGCTATCGCGTCATCCTGATGGACTGTCTCGGCTGGAGTAAAAGCGATCCGGTCGTGTGCGACGGCTCGCGCTCCGAACTCAACGCGCGCTCGCTGAAGGGCCTGCTCGACGTGCTCGATATCGAACGCGCGCACATCATCGGCAATTCGATGGGCGGCCACAGCGCCGTGGCGTTCGCGCTCGCCAATCCCGAGCGGGTCGGCAAGCTGGTCCTGATGGGTGGTGGCACCGGCGGTCCGAGCCAGTTCGTGCCGATGCCGACAGAAGGCATCAAGCTGCTGCAAGGCCTGTATCGCGAACCGACGATTGAAAACCTGAAGCGGATGATGAACGTTTTCGTGTTCGACACCAGCGCGCTGAGCGACGAACTGATGCAGGCGCGCCTCAACAATATGCTGGCGCGCCGTGATCATCTGGAAAACTTCGTGAAGAGTCTCGCGGCCAATCCGAAGCAGTTCAACGACTATGGCCCGCGGCTTGGCGAGATCAAAGCGCCGACGCTGGTGATCTGGGGGCGCGACGATCGCTTCGTGCCAATGGACGTGGGTTTGCGTCTGGTTGCCGGCATGCAGAACGCCGACATGCATATTTTTGGCCGCTGCGGGCATTGGGCGCAGTGGGAGCATGCGGAGAAATTCAACCGTATGGTGGTGGACTTCCTGGCGCATTGAGGCGCGACGCATGCCGGTCTGCGGGAGGCGGCGGCCCGCGCAGGGTACCGCCATGACGCTCAGGTCGTCCCGTTGGAGAGCGTGCAAAACCTGGGAGGGCTCCCGGGGAGGGCAGGTCGCGCATGTCGGACTTGCCCCGGCGTCGCGTGGGATCCGCTGACCGGCATCGCAACGGTTGGAGCAAACCATGCGGTTGATCGGCGAAGCCAGGATGTCTGGAGGGGACAGCGACACGGTCGCTGAAGGTGACGGAGTTCTGGGTGTAGTTGAGCGACCTGACCGGCAGGCGTCCCTGGCCCTTTGGCGAAGCCGCGTGGGACGAACACGGCGACCTCGTGGAGCTGATCCGTTTCGAAGACGTCGCGCCTCATCACTGGAGCGATCCCACTTTTGATCGGCGTAACCCTGAATACGGTTTCCACTGACGCCGTGCCCAGCGAGACGTCCACACCGGTTCGCAGGGCACTTGAAAAATTACCCGGCGTGATTCCGGTCAAAGTCGACTTCGCAAGCAAACGCGCGCAAGTGCTCTTTGATCTAAAGAAGGCGTCGGTCGACGCGTTGACGAATTCCACGCCGATGCCGGCTATCCATCCCACGTAAGGCTGGTGCAGTAATGATTTCTGTTGTGCTGGATTCCATCATCACGTGTCCGGCGTGCGGGCACAGGGAAGCCGAGACGATGTCCACCAACGCCTGTGTGTGGTTTTACGAATGCGAGCATTGCAAGGCAACGCTCAGGCCGAAACCCGGAAATTGTTGTGTGTATTGCTCATACGATACCAACAGGTGTCCCCCGATGCAGCAGTCAGACTCCTGCTGCGTTGACTGACCCGGATGTGGCCTACGCTGCCAGCGGCGAGCCGTGCGTTTCGCTCCTGGCGTATTTGGTGTCCGCGTCTGTGAGCTGATTGGTGTGCCCGGTGTCCTCTGCGGCATGTACGTTTTGCTCCTGGGTCAGCATGATTTCCGCGCCAACAGCAGCCGTGTTGTGAAGGAAGGTATGACGTGTTGCCATGGTGCCTTTCTTCGTAGATTGCGCGCACGCGCGTGCCGTTCGATGTGCTTGTGCGCAACGAGAGGGGCGAGGCACAACGCGTCGCGCTCTGGGCCGGCCGTGGGCGCATTAGGGACCGCGTGACCGTCGGCATCCGCCCCGAGCACCTGCATGCTCAAGCGGCGAAGCACGGCTTTGCGGCGCGGACGACGACGGGCGAGTCGCTGCGCGATGCGGCGTATCTCTATGCCGAGTCGCCGGTGGCGCCGGACGGGCTTATCGCACGCATTGTGCGCCGCCCGAGCGTCGCGACCGGGACGAGGCGCTGACCATCGGCGCCGGCCCGGACCCCGACCCCGACCCCGACCCCGACCCCGACCCCGACCCCGACCCCGACCCCGACCCCGACCCCGACCCCGACCCCGACGATTGCCATCTGTCCGGCAAAGAAGAACGGGCGTTCGCGCGGAGGACTGTGGAGATGCTGTCTGTTGCGTGATTCCGGTTACTTGTGCGGACCACCCCCGTGCGACCCGCTCGCTCCCGATGGCTGGAAGTCGCCGCCGAAACCGCTTGAGTTGTGTCCGCCGCCGTGGCCTTCGGCGCGCGCTTCGCCGTGGCCACCGCGTGCCATGGTGCCGCCGTGATGAAAGTCACGATCATGGTCATAGCCGCGATGAAAATCGAAGTCATGGTCATGGTCATGGTCATGGTGGTGATGGTGAAAATGGTCGATATCGACAAAACCGAGAAAGCCCCCTTCGTACAGGGGGTACCCATAGTCAAGACCGCAATAATATTCGGCGCCCGCAGGATTGGTCATCATGTACTCCTGATCACAGGAATTCATCGATGTGTCGTAAGGCGCCACGGCGCAGCCGCCCAGCACCGCGGCTGCAAACACCCCGGTCAAAGGGGACAAAATCATGTGCTGCACGGTGAGACCTCATCCAATACGGCGGAACGACTCCGCTAAAGATTTAGACCGCGGCGGGGCATGCATGTCCGGGGGCCGTGTAGGGGAAATTCGTTACCGCGTATGACAGAACGAGATCACCAAGCCCCTCGAGTCCCGCATTTCTCTTCGCTCCCGCGTGCGCAACGGCTTACGCTTCAAGCGCCGCGCGCAGCAGTCCGCTGGCGGATCGAATGACATGCGACTGTCGATTGCTCATCGAAGTCTGCTGCAGGTTCGGATATGTCGTATAAACGGTTTGCCGCCGTGGTCTATTCCATTTTTCGTGCAAAGATTGTTGCTGTGCAGGTGCCAGGGCTGCACCGTCACTTGACCCGTTCGCACCAATCTTCTCCGGCCAGCCTCATGCCAACAGGGATCAGTGAAACGTGGTGCGTTGACGAACAATTGACCCAAGGCGGTCAGGGCGTGACGAGCAAAGACGTATGCAGGCCCATCGAGTAGTGGCCCGGCTGATTGCAGATTAGGACGTAGCGGCCTGGTCCCAACTTGAGTGTCAAACGCTTGTTTTTGCCGGGGGCGATGTCCTCCACCTCTCCCATTTTTTTGAACTGGCTCTCGGACACCTGTCCATTTTTAACTGGCAGCTTATCGGCGGCCAAGTCTGTTTTAAGAACGACGAACTCATGTTTCAGACCAGTGTCCGGTGCGTTGCTGACCTCGAACGTGACTGTGCCTGCCTTAACGTCACTAGCATTGAGCTGGATCGTGTTCGTGAGCAGCGTGGCTTTTATCGTCTGCTCTGCGTAACTGGGACTGCAAGCGAGGCCGAGTGCGGCCACACCAAGGAAGACTGCAGTGCGTGGGCTTGAGAACATGACGTTTTCCTCTACGAATACCGCGAGTATCAAAGAGTGGCCAATCGCCCGCACGCGTGACGCCAGCCGAAGGTCCGGACGAAGCGTTAGGAGCGGCGTGCAGTCGATCGACATCAAGATGGGTCTGTAACTGATATTTGCACGTTGCTCGCGCCGCTGTCCGGGTCGTAGTCGTCGCGCAAGGCTACGAATGTCAAGCGCGAACACGTGTCGAGCGTTGATCGTTCAGGCCGCCTGCTCACTACAGAAATAAAACGACCGGTGCCGCGGGCTTATTCCCGTGTCCGAGAACTATTTTCGTGTCGGTCGCTATCCGATGAAGGCTTGAAGATCAAAGTAAATTTCAAAAAACAGGACAGACGTTCATCCGCTCTGTCCGCGCGCAAGGGCGCGCGCGTTGCTTTGGTGGCTTGGTGCGCGCAGAACAAGCGTGTAGCGCAGGCGATGAACAAAAGTTCAGGCCTCGACCTTAAGGTGGCGCCCTCGCGGCGAAAACGAAGTCCGTTTCCCCACGCCAGCCGCTGGCCGCTCCGAATGGAATATCGTGGCTCCGCCAGACGTTTATCATGCGCGATCCCACGATGCGTCGAGTCCATCCCGCACCACGGATTGGTCGCTGACTAAGGACCACACTATGCCGGGCACGTCGAGCTAATTGCCCGCGTGCGCAAGCCTCAAGAAGCCAGCGACACACACGGTGATCGCTTCGAGGGCATACAACACATGACAAAGCCAGTAGTCGGGCAACGCGCGCCGGTCGCGCTGACAGGAGATCACGATGAAAGCAACCAGACTCTATTAGCATTCCTCATGCTTGCTTCGCTGGCCTTAACGGGATGCCCATCAGGCGGGAGCTCGCATGGCGGTGGCACGACATCGAGCTGTGGCAGCAGCAGTAGTGGCGGATATTGACTACTGCTGACGCGCTGGGAGCGGCGTGCAATCAGAATTTGGACTTATGCGTACGTCAGATGTCTGGAAAGCTGTGGTTTGGGAGGTTCCGTATTGTTGAATTGGGCGGCGGGATCAGTCGCTCGTCCCGGAGCAGGCTGACATCTGCCCCGGGCGGCCGCCTGGCTAACGGTGTTCAGGACAACCGTGTGAGGCGCGCGCGATGAAAAACGATAACAACGCGAAGGCGGGATTCGCGTTCGTGGCATTCCTGCTTGTCTCGACTTTCGCCGGAGCCGTCTGGTATGTCGTTTCCTTGAGCCAATACACGACCTATCAGATCTATACCCAGGAGTCGGTCTCCGGTCTCATTGCCGATGCCCCGATCGAATTTCACGGCGTCGAGGTGAGAAAGGTGAAAAGCGTCAGGCTGGTCAATTCGCATACGGTGGGCATCGTACTGAGTATCGACAAGACCGCCCCGGTTACTTCGGCAAGCGTCGCGACGATCACCTCACGAGGACTCGCGACACGAGGGTTTACCGGTTACGTTTACGTTGCTCTCGAAGATGTCGGCACCGATTCGCAGCCACTGACTGTCCGGTCTGGCGAGGCCTCCCCGATCATACCGACGGCACCGTCGAACGTCGTGACGCTCGACACGACGATCAATCAGGTCAACGCGAATTTTCAGATTGTCACCGAACTGCTGAAATCATTGAAATCAATACTCGACACGAAAACCATCGCATCGTTGAAGCAATCCGCCGACAGTTTGCAGCAGGTAACCAAAGCACTGGCGGACAATACCAGCAAGCTTAACTCGACCGTTGCCAATACTGAGCGCGCCAGTCATCGTTTTGAGCCGCTGCTGCAATCGAGCGATAACGCAGTGAGAGCGCTTCAAACGCAAACCTTGCCTGAGGCGCACGCGTTGCTGCAATCGAGCAATGACGCCGTGACAGCGCTCCAGACGCAAATCTTGCCGGAAGCGCACAGGACTCTGTTCAAACTTGAAAATCTGTCCAGTTCCTTCACTGACCTGGCGACTAAGGTCAACCGAGACCCGTCAATCGTGGTTCGTGGAACCGCGCCGCGGCCACTCGGGCCGGGGGAAGGAAAATGAAAGTCGAAACGTGCAGGACGACCTTCATCATGCTCTGCGTCGTCCTGTTTTCGGGCTGCGCCCTGTTCTCACCGGTCAGGACAGAAACGAAACAATATGCGCTGAACGTGCGCATCGGGTGCGTAGGCCATGCCGTCCGGGTAGCTACGACCCGGCATGCGCGCGGTGATCTTTAGCGTGGTTTCGTCGATCGCGACGATCTCATTTGAACCGGTGGCCGACGCATACACGCGTGACATTGCGGGAATCGCTAACACGCCATGCGCTAAGGCCACGTCCGTAATCCGGGCGATCACGCGCGCTGCGCGCGTGTCAAACCCGACCACCTCGCCGTCGCCTAGATGGGCAATGAATAGCAGGTGTCGGTCCGGGTCAAGGCTTGCGTAGTCGAGCCGGGTCGGCCGTCCGCCCAGCGGAACGTCGGCGAGTTGTTTCAACGGCAGGCCGCCCATTTCAAGACCGTCGTCCGCACCTGACGCGGAGAACACCACGACCCCCAGCGCGGCGGCGAACCGTGCGCGCAGCTTTTACGGCAAGCACATTCAGCCTGTCAAAGCCCTATTTGTTGAAGTTGGCAGGGTTCATAGCGATTGGTCAGTTACAACGGGCGACTGTTACGGTTCGTACCTGATTTAACGCGGGGTGCTGAAGGGAGGTTTAAGGCCGTCCGCGTTCCGTGCATCAAGCGACCCGTGGCCCGCAGGAGAAGAGCGCGCGTCAGACAATAAAAGCCGGCTTTAAGAGTCCTGGTATCATCCGGAGGCAGCTAGAGCCGTTCTGATGTCATGAACGCTCCTTTGCCGTGGAAGGCATGACTTCTCCACTTTGGCATATGCTTATCCGCGAAGGGTGGGAGTCGCTTATCACATCAGAGCCAGTCGGACGATCCACACGAAACTGAACAGGAATTCGCGCGTGAGGATCAAGCGCGAGATGCGGCGCGCGCTCCTGCCAGCAAGTTGCTTGAAGAGCGTGAGTTCTGAATTGCCGCGTCGCACCATCCGAACCTTGACAACCGGCGAAGCGTCGAAAACGGCGGTGGAGACAACCATGTGGACTTGCCGAAACTGCGATGCGCGGTTCGCCTTTGATGAGGCCGAGCCCCAAATTGACGAGGAAGGATTTTTTTTCATCTGTCCTGGCTGCGACTACCGGAACAAGCTGGTGGACATAGGTCGAGACGCAGCGGGGCGTCCGCAGCTGGTCCAGCGCGACGACGAGTAGAGCACTCTTTCGGGGACGACCATGAAGTTCGACTATAAAGAGTTCCACATCGACGCGTCGCCTCTCGATGAAGGCGGCCATTATTACGCCCGCGCAAAGATCTACCGGCGTGCCTCGGCGGATGGAGATGCCGTGGAAGTGAAGTATTCGGGTGACCTCGGCGACTATCCCTCCGACGCGGGTGCTATCGAGGCGGCGCAGCGCTGGGCGATCCAGTGGTGCGACGCGCATGGCGCTCAGGCAGCGTGCTACGATCCCCGAAAATAACGGTGGAGACGAACATGGCCTACGAACTTACGCCGGGCAAGGCTCCGGTACCCGTCAGCGGCGACGTGCATTTCTGGCTCACCATTGATGGTCGCGTGCAGCACTACGTTGTATCGCACGAAGCGCTTGAAGACCATTTTGGCGACACACACGGGGCGGCAGGTGATGGGATTGCCGCCTTTAATCGCGGACGCGAGGCCATTTGCAGAGTCGCCGCAGCTAAGCAGGGAAGCGCATCGGTTATGGATTCGGGTGAATTCATAGTGGTGGGGACGTTTGACTTCTGAATCGATCATGTGCGCCGCCGGAACGCGATCACCCACACCCACGGATTGACGTCACAGCGATAGCCGCGCGCGGCGTTAGGGCTGTCCCACAGGCGAATATAGTTGCCGCAGCCGGTGAAGGTGGGCCCAGACTCGCAGCCTTCGGCGATCGCGTCCGCCTCACTGATCTCCTGCACTCGTTCGACACGTACGACAATCACCTCGAGGGCGATGCGTAAGGCCCAGCGCGGCATGTAGATCGACGGCGTCCAGCCTCCGCTTTCTTTCGCATCCAGTTCGAGGTATAAGGCCGGCGAAATTTCGAATTGCTCGCGCCCATCGTCGGCCTGATAGGCAACTCCTGCGTAACGGCGCGCTCCGTCCCGGCTCTCCTCGTATCTGATCCGGTTGACTTCGTGCGCCTCGCGCACCCACAGCTTCTGACCTTCGGCATACGGACAGCAAGCAACCTTCTGGTCGCGCGACTGCGCGTCCGGGACGCCCGTGGATTTGATGGTGCGCCGCATCTGCGTCTCGCGGCGGTCGAGCAGCGCGATCTCACCTGTTTCATGAGTTCCAGTGAAGACGAACGAGAGGCCGCGGAATCGATTGCTGCAAGCCATTGCTTTGATATCGTTGAGTTCGACATCTGCGACGAAGATCAATATCCCGCCGGCGGCGCAGTCGGCCCGATTCGTCGGCAAGTCACGGTTTCTCGACGAAGCAATGGCAAGGTTGGCATTTACCATGCCGGTAATGGCACCGCGTGGCATGCCGGCTTAGCGCGATCGCGTTATCCATGGTGACGTTCCAGTAGAGCGCGAACAGAGGCGTCGCGACGGCATTGTCACGGTAACTGGATGCGCTGGTAGGGTCAGACGATGAAGAACTCGAAGCCGCTCTATCACCGCCATCGCTTTCCGGGCACCTTCATCAGCTAGGCAGTGCGCTGGTAAAAGCCTTCCATGTTCACAGACGTTCGCACTGGATTCCTCCTGCTCAGCAGCGGTAGCGACCCACGTTACCCGCACACAGTCCCGACGGACAAGGTCATCTCAAAAATATTTATTCCACATATTGATCATTGAACAGAGACAGCATAAAGTGACTTCCTCGGCGTGCGGCACGCACCCGGTCAGCACAGACGTCTCGCATCCGTGATCGATGGGTGATCCGGCTCGCGGCGGGACGGCAACAAATCAAGTTCCCAGCGAATGCAGCCCCTATAAGCCAGGAGACGAAGATGCTGAGTCCACATGAATTCGCAACCCTGATGCTGCTCAAGGACGCTCCAGACCCGATTGACCTGGACCGTGCGGATCTCGAAGCCCTTCTCGAACGCCAACTCGTCACGCTGGAACAGCTCGCTCACGGGCAACAGCGACCTCTCATCACCATCAACGGTTACTCGGTTCTCAAGGCGGCTGCGCGGGTCCGGTAAGTGACACTTGTGTCAAATGGTTTGTCGCCCGATCCGTGTATGGTACGCAGTTCGATCGGCGTCTGATCGAGCATCAAGTCGCGAAAATCAGGAAGAGCCCTGTTTATTTGGGTATGCGAATTATTTCGCAAAGTAGGCCTTGATTCAACACACATCGAGACCACGCTGAGCGACGCATCGAAGACCGGCAGGCAAGCCGGCGGGCATCGAGCGCCGCGAAAACATGAAGGTCGCCTGCCGGGGTAAACGAGCCACGTCGCGACGCGGCATCCGGCGATAGCCGACACCGGTAAGGGTGTGTCAAAGGCGGCGGTGTCGAACCGCACGTGCCGCGATAACCGGCATGCACGAATCGTGGCCTGCGGCCATCCGGTTGCGTTCGGTTCGAACGTTGATCAGATTCCTCAACGGAACGGAGTCTTCCATGACTGACTCGTGGACGGGGATTGCCGTCGGTTCGTTCGCACTAGCCGTCGCGGCGCTGATGGTCATCGGCCACTATCGTCGGGAATGGACGCGGCAGCGGCTGCTCAGGCGGATGGATCATCACCACTGTTGGGAAGTCATGCGGCGGCGGCGCTGAATGCGCTCTCCGGTGGCCGCGGCGTGGATTTTGGTGCCCGTCATCTCTATCCCTCTGTGTCCCTGTGACCAATGGAGATTTTTGCAATGAGTGGCACGACTGTGGAAGAGAAGATCCGGGCGCGCGCGTACGAACTCTGGCAACTGGACGGCGGCCTTGAAGGGTGCGCTGACGAGTACTCGCGCACAGCCCGTGCACTCGTCGAGAAGGAGATGACCGCTCCGGACTCCGCCAAGCCCGGCGATCCGGATGTCCGGGCGCCGGACTGACGGATCATTCCAGCAGTGGTGCAGAATGGCCTGACGCTAATGAGCCTGAGCCGACATTCTCTCTTCTACGAAGCGGACATCGATTCCCGGTAACCCGGCCCGCTTCTGAAGCCGTTCATGGCTCGCGTCCGTGAAACCGGAGCGTGGATCGCATGCCGGTCGCCCCGAAATTCATCCCACGAGCGTCTACCGCATTTTCCGGCGCTGGACAGCGGATGGCTGTCTGGACGCAATACTACTCAGTTCGGTATGCAAACTGTATCAGGACCAGCTCCTCGATACGTCCGTCATTCACGGCGATGGCACGACAACGGAGGCAAAAAAAGCGGCGACAACCTCGGCTTCAACGGCCACAAACACATGAAGGGCGACAAGGTCGTCGCTTTCTGCGATCGCAACTGCAATGTGATCGCGCCGTTCGTTCCGGCACCCGGCAACCGCAATGAAGCGCCGCTGCTGCGCGAGGCGTTGCCCCAGCTCACGCAAACCGCCCTCGCGATTGGCCTTGATCTGCGCGGCACCATCGTCAGTCTGGATGGCGTCTACGACTGCCGGGCCAACCGCAAGGCCATTTTTAATCGCGGCATGAAGCCCAACATCAATCTTAATCCGCGTGGCCGCAAAACTCCGAAGCGCAGTCGCAAGCCGCTGTTCGCCCCGGCCATTTTCGATGAACGATTCCGCACCGTCGAGCGGGTGTTCGCCTGGGAAGTTCCGCCGCCTGCTGCTGCGCTTCGAGCGTCTGAGTCACCTACACTACGCGTTCAAGACGCTCGCCTACACGATGATCAATCTGCGGCACTACTGCCGCAACCAAATGCGTCGTCGATGACGGGTATTTCATCCTCGGTGCCGTGCGCCGGGATCTCGTTCGTCCCCGTCAGGCCTGAATACCTCAATCATGCCCCCGGGCACCGCGTCCTGACGCTTCACTCGCATCGCATTTTCTCCCGCCTTCCCCCATACTGAAACAGCAACTCACCGACTCCGAAAACCTGCAACCTGTTGAAATAGCGCAAGCCGCATCCAGTGATAGCAAAGACGCTGGGCTGGGTATCGTCGCAACCATCCTGGGGGCCATTACGCTTGCACGCGCCGCGGACGACGACAACCTGGCAAAATCGATTCTCTCCGCGTCGCTCGCGCTGGTGACGATGCAGGACGGCGGTGCGCGGTAGCCTCTCAGCAGTCTGCTAACGCGCGGTAACGACACTGACGTCGCCGTACCCTAACCACAACGACAGAGTAAACTGACTCGTTCAGAACGTGATTCTGAACGCCACAATACAAGGACCTCATGAGTCGCCTAGTTGTCGTTTCAAATCGCACTGCAGACCCGAGAAAGCCCGCGGCCGGCGGACTCGCCGTAGCGGTGCGGGAGAGCCTGCAACAGACCGGTGGACTGTGGTTCGGCTGGAGCGGCAAGATCCGCGGAGCGGCGGATGGCGCACCAGCCGGCCATGGTGAGGTTCACGTCCAGACGGCCGGCAACGTCACGCTTGCGACACTTGATCTGAGCCGGGAGGATCATGACACGTATTACCTGGGTTACTCGAACGATGTCTTGTGGCCGGTATTTCACTACCGGCTGGACCTGGCCAATTTCGACACGCGATTCGCAGCGGGCTATCGCAGGGTCAACCAGTTATTCGCGCACAAGTTGCTACCGCTATTGAAGCCGGACGATCTCATCTGGGTTCACGACTACCAGTTGATCCCGCTCGCGGCCGAGTTGCGCGCAATGGGATGTACCAACCGCATTGGCTTCTTCCTGCATATTCCGATGCCGCCGCCGCTGATCATGGCAGCGATTCCGGAACACGAATGGCTAATGCGCTCGCTCTTTGCATACGACCTGGTGGGCTTCCAGAGCGAAGCCGACCTGACGCATTTTTCTCACTACGTTGAATCGGAGGCGCAGGCGCAACGGTTGAATCCGGGCCGCCT
Above is a genomic segment from Paraburkholderia aromaticivorans containing:
- the mhpT gene encoding 3-(3-hydroxy-phenyl)propionate transporter MhpT, with product MQRSTNTRASGAVTIGLCLIVALLEGLDLQSTGVAAPRMAREFHLAVAQMGWAFSIGALGLLPGAAIGGRLADKLGRKRVLMLSVALFGIFSIATTQVWDLNSLLAARFLTGLGLGAAMPNLIALCSEAASPDQRNTAVGAMYCGMPFGAALAAVIGIVSPGDASWRHIFYVGGVGPLLVLPLLAIFMRESAHFIAARSAVGGSRGLGEAQSSIAQALWREGRAGTTVALWISYLGTLIVLYFLINWLPSLVLSRGLTRVQSGVVQMMFNIGGGIGAIVIASLMDRIGRRRTVTGMYLGIAAALAALVAANGGASMACGGLLAGLFLVGGQSVLYALASSIYPTHVRGTGVGAAVAVGRMGSILGPLIAGQLLAIGQSASVLLGASIPLIAVAAVAAWLVVGKSGPSYAPATAQ
- a CDS encoding alpha/beta fold hydrolase, with amino-acid sequence MTSNVPAITEASTSKFVRIKEGDREVQLHYNDAGQGAQTVVMLHGSGPGASGWANFNRNVEPLVAAGYRVILMDCLGWSKSDPVVCDGSRSELNARSLKGLLDVLDIERAHIIGNSMGGHSAVAFALANPERVGKLVLMGGGTGGPSQFVPMPTEGIKLLQGLYREPTIENLKRMMNVFVFDTSALSDELMQARLNNMLARRDHLENFVKSLAANPKQFNDYGPRLGEIKAPTLVIWGRDDRFVPMDVGLRLVAGMQNADMHIFGRCGHWAQWEHAEKFNRMVVDFLAH
- a CDS encoding GDCCVxC domain-containing (seleno)protein, with protein sequence MSTNACVWFYECEHCKATLRPKPGNCCVYCSYDTNRCPPMQQSDSCCVD
- a CDS encoding cupredoxin domain-containing protein, producing the protein MFSSPRTAVFLGVAALGLACSPSYAEQTIKATLLTNTIQLNASDVKAGTVTFEVSNAPDTGLKHEFVVLKTDLAADKLPVKNGQVSESQFKKMGEVEDIAPGKNKRLTLKLGPGRYVLICNQPGHYSMGLHTSLLVTP
- a CDS encoding MlaD family protein; the encoded protein is MKNDNNAKAGFAFVAFLLVSTFAGAVWYVVSLSQYTTYQIYTQESVSGLIADAPIEFHGVEVRKVKSVRLVNSHTVGIVLSIDKTAPVTSASVATITSRGLATRGFTGYVYVALEDVGTDSQPLTVRSGEASPIIPTAPSNVVTLDTTINQVNANFQIVTELLKSLKSILDTKTIASLKQSADSLQQVTKALADNTSKLNSTVANTERASHRFEPLLQSSDNAVRALQTQTLPEAHALLQSSNDAVTALQTQILPEAHRTLFKLENLSSSFTDLATKVNRDPSIVVRGTAPRPLGPGEGK
- a CDS encoding DUF1488 family protein, with protein sequence MAYELTPGKAPVPVSGDVHFWLTIDGRVQHYVVSHEALEDHFGDTHGAAGDGIAAFNRGREAICRVAAAKQGSASVMDSGEFIVVGTFDF
- a CDS encoding DUF2934 domain-containing protein; its protein translation is MSGTTVEEKIRARAYELWQLDGGLEGCADEYSRTARALVEKEMTAPDSAKPGDPDVRAPD